One window of Bacillus alkalicellulosilyticus genomic DNA carries:
- a CDS encoding methyl-accepting chemotaxis protein, which yields MNNLVSGIASSAEELSAGSEETSASVEEVTASVEVLNSVVQGVSQDATKGKEATLDASQSLIQLSSLIQLAKEKASNGKASSENTMKSAENGVVKVEETIDKMGEIEDKTEQTQILIKELEVYSKEIGQITTTITAIAEQTNLLALNASIEAARAGEHGKGFAVVANEVRKLAEESNHGASEVSKLTEKIADLTMKSAVSMEESRNIVNEGTLVAKIAGDSLQQILDAVNITEQAINEISDITSDEVATSETIVELINNLATIVESTATSAEQMMVSFDETTLAMQNVSAVSEQNSGMANDLMNSIEKFKL from the coding sequence ATGAATAATTTAGTAAGTGGAATTGCTAGTTCCGCTGAAGAGTTAAGTGCAGGTTCTGAGGAAACATCTGCTTCAGTTGAAGAGGTTACTGCTTCAGTAGAGGTATTAAATAGCGTCGTTCAGGGCGTTTCTCAGGATGCAACAAAAGGAAAAGAAGCGACACTAGATGCTTCACAATCGCTTATTCAATTATCGTCTTTAATTCAGCTAGCGAAAGAAAAAGCATCTAATGGGAAGGCTAGTTCAGAGAATACGATGAAGTCAGCTGAAAATGGAGTAGTAAAAGTAGAAGAAACGATTGATAAAATGGGTGAAATTGAAGACAAAACAGAACAAACGCAAATCTTAATTAAAGAGTTAGAAGTCTACTCTAAAGAGATTGGACAAATCACAACAACAATTACAGCGATAGCGGAGCAAACCAATTTATTGGCGTTAAATGCATCGATTGAAGCTGCTCGTGCAGGAGAGCATGGAAAAGGGTTTGCTGTCGTTGCTAACGAAGTACGTAAATTAGCAGAAGAATCTAATCATGGGGCTTCCGAAGTTTCAAAGCTGACAGAAAAGATTGCAGATTTAACGATGAAATCTGCTGTATCTATGGAGGAAAGCAGAAATATTGTCAATGAAGGAACCCTTGTAGCGAAAATTGCGGGTGACTCGCTTCAGCAAATATTAGATGCAGTTAATATTACGGAACAAGCAATTAACGAAATAAGTGATATTACAAGCGATGAGGTTGCTACATCAGAAACTATTGTTGAGTTAATTAACAATCTAGCTACTATCGTTGAGTCTACAGCGACAAGTGCAGAACAAATGATGGTCTCCTTTGATGAGACAACACTTGCGATGCAAAATGTAAGTGCGGTTTCAGAACAAAACTCGGGAATGGCAAATGACTTGATGAATTCTATTGAAAAATTCAAGCTTTAA
- a CDS encoding SDR family NAD(P)-dependent oxidoreductase codes for MIDVKGKWTLVTGASRGIGYQVAIFMAKQGANLILHSRNLEHTKKVEQEVKALGVEVYSVEADLANHESVVRMLDEIEAKGTAVDILFNNAAIQTPYRENVWETPVADFEQSFQVNVISLVTISNRFIPKMIERGFGRIINTTSGIKDQPELSAYAASKAAVDKYTKDLAPRLEGTNVVMSITDPNWCTTDLGGSQAPNTPESAIPGVAVGAFVNDMQSACFFPAAAFYNMSFEEAVKKAESIKPNPYTI; via the coding sequence ATGATTGATGTAAAAGGAAAATGGACACTCGTTACAGGAGCTAGTAGAGGTATCGGATATCAAGTAGCTATTTTTATGGCAAAGCAAGGAGCTAATCTCATTTTACATAGTCGAAATCTTGAGCATACGAAGAAAGTGGAGCAGGAGGTCAAGGCTTTAGGTGTGGAAGTCTATAGTGTTGAAGCAGATTTAGCAAATCATGAATCTGTTGTACGGATGCTAGATGAAATTGAAGCAAAAGGAACTGCTGTTGATATTTTATTTAATAATGCAGCCATTCAAACGCCATATCGAGAAAATGTATGGGAAACGCCAGTAGCAGATTTTGAACAAAGCTTTCAAGTAAACGTCATTTCACTTGTTACGATTTCAAACCGGTTCATTCCAAAAATGATTGAACGAGGCTTTGGTCGAATTATAAACACAACAAGTGGAATCAAAGACCAGCCAGAGCTTTCAGCCTATGCGGCAAGTAAAGCAGCAGTTGATAAATATACAAAGGATTTGGCACCAAGGCTAGAAGGAACCAATGTCGTAATGAGTATTACTGACCCAAACTGGTGTACAACTGACTTAGGAGGATCGCAAGCACCAAATACTCCTGAGAGTGCGATTCCAGGTGTAGCGGTTGGAGCGTTTGTCAATGACATGCAGAGCGCTTGTTTTTTCCCTGCTGCCGCCTTTTATAATATGTCGTTTGAAGAAGCTGTGAAAAAAGCGGAATCCATTAAACCAAATCCATATACGATATAA
- a CDS encoding aldo/keto reductase, with product MRTMKLGTSALEVPVVSVGCMRINSLEKPEAEHFIQTALEYGANFFDHADIYGGGECEKIFADAIHMNDDVREKIILQSKCGIRQGMFDFSKEHILTSVDNILQRLNTDYLDVLLLHRPDALVEPEEVAEAFDQLETSGKVRHFGVSNQKPMQIELLKKFVKQPIVANQLQLSITNANMISHGLNVNMENDPAIDRDGSILDYCRLHDITIQPWSPFQYGFFEGVFLGNEKFPELNQKIDEIAEHYGVSNTTIAVAWLLRHPANMQPVIGTMNESRLKDCMKASEIELTREEWYGIFRAAGNILP from the coding sequence ATGAGAACAATGAAACTAGGAACGAGTGCACTAGAAGTACCAGTTGTTTCTGTCGGTTGCATGCGAATCAATTCATTAGAGAAACCAGAGGCAGAACATTTTATTCAAACGGCACTTGAATATGGCGCTAATTTCTTTGACCATGCAGATATTTACGGTGGTGGAGAATGCGAGAAAATCTTCGCTGATGCGATACATATGAACGATGATGTTCGAGAAAAAATCATTCTTCAATCGAAGTGTGGCATTCGACAGGGGATGTTTGATTTTTCTAAAGAACACATTCTTACTTCTGTTGATAACATATTACAAAGGCTGAACACAGATTATCTTGATGTCTTGCTTTTACATCGTCCTGATGCGTTAGTTGAGCCAGAAGAAGTGGCCGAAGCATTTGACCAGCTTGAAACCTCGGGTAAAGTACGTCATTTTGGTGTATCGAACCAAAAACCGATGCAGATTGAGTTGTTAAAGAAATTCGTAAAACAACCAATTGTGGCAAATCAGCTTCAATTAAGTATTACAAATGCCAATATGATTTCACACGGGCTTAATGTAAATATGGAAAATGACCCAGCGATTGACCGAGATGGAAGTATTCTTGATTATTGTAGATTACATGATATTACGATACAGCCGTGGTCTCCATTTCAATATGGGTTCTTTGAAGGGGTATTCTTAGGAAACGAGAAATTCCCAGAATTGAATCAAAAAATTGATGAAATTGCTGAGCATTACGGAGTGAGTAACACAACGATTGCGGTTGCTTGGTTGCTACGCCATCCAGCTAATATGCAACCTGTGATTGGAACAATGAATGAAAGTCGCTTAAAGGATTGTATGAAAGCATCAGAAATTGAGCTGACGCGTGAAGAGTGGTATGGCATTTTCCGGGCAGCTGGAAACATATTGCCTTAA
- a CDS encoding protein adenylyltransferase SelO, with translation MTNQSNQTGWNFDNSYSRLPEPFFSKLNPIPVQDPKMVIFNDALATSLGLHGQELQQEEGINVLAGNQVPEGATPLAQAYGGHQFGHFNMLGDGRAILLGEQLTPQGERLDIQLKGPGRTPYSRGGDGRAGLGPMLREYIISEAMHALGIPTTRSLAVVTTGEPVYRETVQEGAILTRVASSHIRVGTFQYAAAWGSKEELTALADYTIKRHYPNVYEDDNRYVSFLKEVIKRQAALITKWQLVGFIHGVMNTDNMTISGETIDYGPCAFMDTYDPGTVFSSIDRQGRYAYGNQPPIGGWNLSRFAETLLPLLHEDEEKAVEIAQDAISIYPELFKSNWLDGMRAKLGLFTKEKEDESLIETLLELMQKHRADFTNTFRGLTLENLQDNPLSENPKFEQWYELWKTRRTRQQQSKEESVQLMKNTNPAIIPRNHRVEEALAAAEDDGNLSVMGKLLGVLSNPYDYEENESTYCTMPDPLGKAYKTFCGT, from the coding sequence ATGACAAATCAAAGTAATCAGACAGGTTGGAACTTTGACAATAGTTATTCTCGTTTGCCGGAACCGTTTTTCTCAAAACTTAATCCTATCCCCGTACAGGATCCGAAAATGGTCATATTTAATGATGCACTCGCCACATCTTTAGGTTTACATGGTCAAGAACTGCAACAGGAAGAAGGGATAAACGTATTAGCGGGAAATCAAGTACCAGAGGGAGCGACGCCTCTCGCCCAAGCCTATGGTGGCCATCAGTTCGGTCATTTTAACATGCTAGGAGACGGGCGAGCCATTCTCCTCGGTGAACAGCTAACCCCTCAAGGAGAACGATTGGACATCCAGCTTAAAGGACCAGGCAGAACACCATATTCTAGAGGTGGAGATGGACGAGCGGGATTAGGACCGATGCTACGAGAATATATCATTAGTGAAGCCATGCATGCTCTTGGTATTCCAACGACAAGAAGCTTAGCCGTTGTGACAACGGGAGAACCGGTTTATCGGGAAACGGTACAAGAGGGAGCGATTTTAACGAGAGTCGCATCCAGTCACATTCGAGTTGGAACCTTTCAATATGCTGCAGCATGGGGAAGTAAAGAAGAATTAACAGCTTTAGCAGATTATACGATTAAAAGGCATTACCCAAACGTATACGAAGATGACAACCGCTATGTATCTTTCTTAAAAGAAGTGATTAAGCGCCAAGCTGCGCTCATTACAAAATGGCAGTTGGTCGGCTTTATTCATGGAGTCATGAACACTGATAATATGACAATTAGTGGAGAAACCATTGATTATGGTCCTTGTGCTTTCATGGATACATATGACCCTGGGACCGTATTTAGTTCAATTGACCGACAAGGGCGCTATGCATATGGAAACCAGCCACCGATAGGAGGATGGAATTTATCTAGATTTGCTGAAACCCTTCTTCCACTTCTGCACGAGGATGAAGAAAAGGCTGTTGAGATTGCCCAAGATGCAATTTCAATATATCCAGAATTGTTTAAGTCCAATTGGCTAGACGGTATGAGAGCTAAATTAGGATTATTTACGAAAGAGAAAGAAGACGAATCGTTAATCGAAACGTTGTTAGAGTTAATGCAAAAACATCGCGCAGATTTTACGAATACATTCCGTGGGTTAACCTTGGAAAATCTTCAAGATAACCCATTAAGCGAAAACCCTAAGTTTGAGCAATGGTATGAGTTATGGAAAACAAGAAGAACTAGACAACAGCAATCAAAAGAAGAATCGGTACAGTTGATGAAAAATACGAACCCAGCTATCATCCCAAGAAACCACCGTGTAGAAGAAGCGTTAGCAGCAGCGGAGGACGATGGGAATTTAAGCGTAATGGGAAAACTTCTCGGAGTTCTTTCTAATCCGTATGATTATGAGGAGAACGAGTCGACTTATTGTACAATGCCAGACCCACTAGGAAAAGCTTATAAAACGTTTTGTGGTACATGA
- the nhaC gene encoding Na+/H+ antiporter NhaC: MSDEKTPSFNVSIIPIIFLGIFLGLSIFVYDAEPHMALFLGGAVAVIVALTQGYSWKEIEDGMTDSIKTAIPAFIIMLIIGMVIGVWIASGVVPALIFFSFDFMTPTIFLPATLLFCSVVAIVTGSSWTTAGTAGIACIFIGEGLGVPTEMVAGAVVSGAFFGDKLSPLSDSTNLTPSIVGVKLYEHIKHMLYTTLPAFMIGLVFFFVLGLWTTEGQGSNGETQELQSILGDTFVFSPWLLLPPLAVITMILFKMPAIPSLIVGVVLGSVMHVTVQSGSMSEMLTTLYSGFSVETDSDTMNNILSQGGMSDMYSVIALAMVALGFGGIMNKCGMLHAIVMGMMKFVKSTGNLIATTLASGIFINIFSANQYLAVIIPGQMFKESYEKNNLHQKNLSRAMEGSGTLTAPLIPWNSSGMFMLTVLSVSPVAYAPFAIVCWLTPIIVAGYGYFNITMEPTEDKDEQ; this comes from the coding sequence ATGTCAGACGAAAAAACACCAAGTTTTAACGTATCTATTATTCCTATTATCTTTTTAGGTATTTTTCTAGGGTTAAGTATTTTTGTATATGATGCCGAACCGCATATGGCTTTGTTTCTAGGTGGAGCGGTTGCTGTTATTGTTGCGCTAACACAGGGATATAGTTGGAAAGAGATAGAGGATGGGATGACAGACTCTATTAAAACGGCTATTCCTGCGTTTATTATTATGCTTATTATTGGAATGGTTATTGGAGTTTGGATTGCTAGTGGGGTTGTTCCAGCTTTAATTTTCTTTAGTTTTGACTTTATGACGCCTACGATATTTTTACCAGCCACATTGCTTTTTTGTAGTGTCGTCGCTATTGTGACAGGGAGTTCTTGGACAACCGCAGGGACAGCGGGAATTGCCTGTATTTTTATAGGTGAAGGTTTGGGAGTTCCAACAGAGATGGTCGCTGGGGCCGTTGTGTCTGGAGCGTTTTTCGGGGATAAACTTTCCCCCTTATCAGACTCTACCAATCTTACCCCTTCCATTGTCGGTGTGAAGCTTTATGAGCATATTAAACACATGTTATATACGACGCTACCTGCATTTATGATAGGTTTAGTGTTCTTCTTTGTTCTTGGTTTGTGGACAACTGAAGGTCAGGGATCTAATGGGGAGACCCAAGAACTGCAAAGCATATTAGGAGATACGTTCGTGTTTTCTCCATGGCTCTTATTACCGCCTCTTGCGGTTATTACGATGATATTATTTAAAATGCCAGCTATCCCGAGTCTCATTGTCGGTGTAGTATTAGGAAGCGTCATGCATGTAACGGTTCAAAGCGGAAGCATGAGCGAGATGCTGACCACGCTTTATAGTGGATTCTCTGTTGAAACAGATTCAGACACGATGAACAATATTCTCTCTCAAGGTGGCATGTCTGATATGTACTCGGTCATTGCCCTAGCAATGGTAGCCTTAGGCTTTGGTGGCATTATGAATAAGTGCGGCATGCTTCATGCGATAGTCATGGGGATGATGAAATTTGTGAAAAGTACTGGAAACTTAATTGCAACGACGCTCGCTTCCGGTATATTTATCAATATTTTCAGTGCAAACCAATACTTAGCCGTTATCATACCTGGTCAGATGTTTAAAGAGTCCTATGAAAAAAACAACTTACACCAAAAGAACTTATCAAGGGCAATGGAGGGTAGTGGTACGCTAACTGCTCCATTAATCCCTTGGAACAGCAGTGGAATGTTTATGCTCACTGTATTATCGGTAAGTCCAGTAGCGTATGCACCATTTGCGATAGTTTGTTGGCTAACCCCAATAATTGTAGCGGGATACGGATACTTTAATATTACGATGGAACCTACGGAGGATAAAGATGAGCAATAA
- a CDS encoding DoxX-like family protein, protein MKSKPIYVEIEIESDMERVWEYTQNPSIHEQWDLRFSEISYLPKAKEEDLQKFLYKTNIGFGLSIAGEGESVKTIQKDNERMSSLKFWTNHPLSLIREGSGYWKYVQTESGIQFFTQYDYRTRFGLSGKMIDILFKPLIGWATAWSFDCLRIWIEKEIPPRISLLRTMYHFIISFVLAFIWIYQGLVPKILHQEAGELALLKGTGLFQGNEVLFLYGLGIGQIVFGLLFLWINRQKWLHLVNIAALLALGVGAYFSQGVVFAGPFNLPTITVAVVGYSVIALLNLQDLPSASRCKRRR, encoded by the coding sequence GTGAAATCTAAGCCGATTTATGTTGAGATAGAGATTGAAAGTGATATGGAACGAGTATGGGAGTACACTCAAAACCCAAGTATTCATGAGCAATGGGATTTACGGTTCTCTGAAATATCATATTTGCCTAAAGCAAAGGAGGAAGACCTCCAAAAGTTCTTATATAAAACGAATATTGGATTTGGGCTCAGCATTGCGGGAGAGGGAGAAAGTGTAAAAACAATCCAAAAAGATAATGAGAGGATGTCTTCTCTAAAATTTTGGACTAATCATCCTTTGTCACTTATTCGAGAGGGTAGTGGGTATTGGAAGTATGTTCAAACAGAAAGTGGGATTCAATTTTTTACTCAATATGACTATAGAACTCGTTTTGGTTTGTCGGGAAAAATGATCGATATATTATTTAAGCCACTCATCGGGTGGGCGACTGCATGGAGTTTTGATTGTTTACGTATTTGGATTGAGAAGGAAATTCCACCGCGAATTTCCCTTCTAAGAACAATGTACCATTTTATTATTAGTTTTGTGTTAGCTTTTATTTGGATTTATCAAGGATTAGTTCCTAAGATTCTTCATCAAGAAGCGGGTGAACTGGCGTTACTAAAAGGGACTGGCTTGTTTCAAGGAAATGAAGTGTTGTTTTTGTATGGGTTGGGTATTGGCCAAATTGTGTTTGGTTTGCTTTTTCTATGGATTAATCGGCAGAAATGGCTGCACCTCGTTAACATAGCTGCTCTTCTAGCATTAGGTGTTGGGGCTTATTTCAGTCAAGGCGTTGTCTTTGCTGGTCCTTTTAATCTACCCACGATAACTGTTGCCGTAGTTGGGTATTCTGTCATAGCACTATTAAATCTTCAAGATTTGCCAAGTGCTTCAAGGTGTAAAAGACGTCGATAG
- a CDS encoding DUF4166 domain-containing protein, with amino-acid sequence MSIYEKALGKEYKKMHPKLQEKFGLTSQANIASISRGVMDEIWGGRIFMYPFLQLGTLKHISFRERGSQIPFTLENYAYKNSIGQECMAWNRSFNFSKTRHFDATMVYSSKTKGIVDYLGIDQDFVTKIDLSVLENGGIRLLSGPLVFNNMGIKFNIPSFISGVAEAVEWYDEINEKFHIKVEVKNKMFGTIFGYKGTFKTEYYSCTGGIPKNKKPRKEGTMNVL; translated from the coding sequence TTGTCAATTTATGAGAAGGCTCTCGGAAAAGAATATAAGAAGATGCACCCTAAGTTACAGGAAAAGTTTGGTTTAACAAGTCAAGCTAATATAGCAAGCATAAGTAGAGGAGTTATGGATGAAATTTGGGGCGGACGCATTTTTATGTATCCTTTCTTACAATTAGGGACGCTTAAACATATTTCGTTTCGAGAAAGAGGATCTCAAATCCCGTTTACTCTAGAAAACTATGCTTATAAAAATTCAATTGGTCAAGAGTGTATGGCGTGGAATCGTAGTTTTAATTTTTCAAAAACAAGGCATTTCGATGCAACGATGGTGTATAGCTCTAAAACAAAAGGAATAGTAGATTACTTGGGTATCGACCAAGATTTTGTTACAAAAATAGATTTATCTGTTTTAGAAAATGGAGGAATTCGCCTTTTATCTGGTCCATTGGTATTTAACAATATGGGTATAAAATTTAATATCCCTTCGTTTATTTCAGGAGTTGCTGAAGCTGTTGAATGGTATGATGAGATAAATGAGAAATTCCATATTAAAGTTGAAGTAAAAAACAAAATGTTTGGTACGATTTTTGGATATAAAGGGACTTTTAAAACCGAATATTACTCCTGTACTGGTGGAATTCCTAAAAATAAGAAGCCAAGAAAAGAAGGTACCATGAATGTATTGTGA
- a CDS encoding YndJ family protein produces MKKIVIVQAVIGLLVWLVTLFLLQLPIVERLLLFAMFVVVPLALSLTETKYRDGTYFKTYVTCVYLYPAAVILAFLSFLFPPGLLAGVLALGWLIWTGLVFLFGLQRLLARGFYIIEEVSIDIGLMYLILGGAWFTIFQFGLDVMGFGALIILLTAIHFHFSAFITPIFAGLLGRVIRQSAAPMPMSYQVATIGIMISSLGIALGITYSRVIEFSFVLIFVSCLWIYTYLIVVTHRKRIVNKIAYTLLAISSITLLFTMTLSIYYGLGRLLNLTLITIPDMVWLHGIGNAFGFVFLGVIGWLLLSPKMHRSCYGVSFSKIYGKTKIGSNFFDRHNYRDKKNSCHGLVESIDCFEQGHFQPNKVHGDIKGFYENTVNYEMKSSTTWHFGFQTLSFVYNQISSTIEQLNIPRNEPDEEFVVDNQILAIDSKKDGREKVRAWVRTSRKTGKAVFVAAYSYHQYEGNKYLNIALPLPLGQMTGVLRFENPSSGDGMVLTSFGKENNKGDEGIYFVTRWFSVRLPLSEHFIIEVPNSSENQITAKHEMWLLGIRFLSINYLIEKRTT; encoded by the coding sequence ATGAAAAAAATAGTAATTGTACAAGCAGTTATAGGTTTGCTCGTTTGGTTAGTAACTTTATTTTTATTGCAACTCCCAATTGTAGAGAGATTGTTGCTTTTTGCCATGTTTGTCGTTGTCCCTTTAGCCTTATCTTTAACAGAGACAAAATACCGTGATGGAACCTATTTTAAAACATATGTAACATGTGTCTACCTATACCCTGCAGCTGTCATACTAGCTTTTCTATCTTTCTTATTTCCGCCAGGGCTATTGGCTGGGGTATTAGCACTGGGGTGGTTAATTTGGACCGGTCTTGTTTTTTTATTTGGTTTACAAAGATTGCTAGCCAGAGGGTTTTATATTATTGAAGAAGTAAGTATAGACATTGGGCTAATGTACCTCATTTTAGGTGGAGCATGGTTTACTATTTTTCAATTTGGTCTAGATGTGATGGGGTTTGGGGCTTTGATTATTTTATTAACCGCAATACATTTTCATTTCTCTGCTTTTATTACTCCTATATTTGCTGGATTACTAGGAAGAGTGATAAGACAGTCTGCTGCCCCAATGCCTATGTCTTACCAAGTGGCTACAATCGGTATCATGATTAGCTCACTAGGAATTGCATTGGGTATTACCTATTCAAGAGTAATTGAGTTTTCCTTTGTTCTTATTTTTGTGAGTTGTTTGTGGATATACACGTATTTAATTGTGGTTACACATAGAAAGAGGATAGTGAATAAGATTGCCTACACCCTTTTAGCAATTTCCTCAATCACCTTACTGTTTACGATGACCCTTTCTATTTATTATGGATTAGGAAGATTACTCAATCTCACCTTAATCACCATACCTGACATGGTCTGGTTACATGGCATTGGAAATGCTTTCGGTTTTGTATTTCTTGGTGTTATTGGTTGGTTACTTCTATCTCCTAAGATGCATCGTAGTTGTTATGGGGTTTCGTTTAGCAAGATTTATGGTAAAACCAAAATTGGTTCAAATTTTTTTGATAGGCATAATTACCGAGATAAGAAGAATTCTTGTCATGGTCTTGTGGAAAGTATTGATTGTTTTGAGCAGGGACATTTTCAACCAAACAAGGTTCACGGTGACATAAAAGGGTTTTATGAAAATACAGTAAACTATGAAATGAAGTCTTCAACAACCTGGCATTTTGGATTTCAGACACTTTCTTTCGTATATAACCAGATCAGCTCGACCATTGAACAACTTAATATTCCAAGGAATGAACCTGATGAAGAGTTTGTAGTTGATAATCAAATTCTTGCTATAGATAGTAAGAAGGATGGAAGAGAAAAAGTTAGAGCTTGGGTAAGAACATCGAGAAAAACAGGGAAAGCCGTTTTTGTTGCTGCGTATTCTTATCATCAGTATGAAGGAAATAAATATTTAAATATAGCGTTACCTCTTCCACTTGGGCAAATGACAGGAGTTCTTCGTTTTGAGAATCCGTCTAGTGGAGATGGAATGGTGTTAACTAGTTTTGGGAAGGAAAATAATAAAGGAGACGAGGGAATATATTTTGTGACGAGATGGTTTTCCGTTCGATTACCTCTTAGTGAACATTTTATTATCGAAGTACCGAATTCATCAGAGAATCAAATAACAGCAAAACATGAAATGTGGCTTCTAGGTATAAGATTTCTATCCATTAATTACTTGATTGAGAAACGAACGACGTAA
- a CDS encoding glutamine--tRNA ligase/YqeY domain fusion protein, with the protein MEHNSNFIRNIIKDDLASGKRKHVITRFPPEPNGYLHIGHAKSIVINFDLADEFNGKTNLRFDDTNPLKEDSEYVHAIKEDVQWLGYDWDGLFFASDYFQEMYERAVLLIKKGKAYVDDLTQEEIRAYRGTLTEPGKDSPYRGRSIEENLDLFERMKKGEFGNGEKVLRAKIDMNSPNINLRDPVIYRISHATHHNTGDQWCIYPMYSFAHPLEDAIEDVTHSICTTEFEDQRPLYNWIVEECEMESKPQQIEFGRLNITNAVMSKRKLKQLVDEGFVDGWDDPRMPTISGLRRRGYTPEAIRAFVRETGISKGSGVVDSQMLDHFVREDLKLKAPRTMGVVRPLKVVITNYPEGQTEMLEAEINPENPEMGSRQIPFSREIYIEQEDFMEDPPKKYFRLFPGNEVRLKHAYFIKCEDFVKDENGNVVEIHCTYDIETKSGSGFTGRKVKGTLHWVDASQAVPAEFRLYEPLLVSEDPTELEAESTEPEVEKSFLDQVNPNSLQILQGFVEPNMKDASPQDKFQFFRHGYFSVDPKHTTENKLVFNLVVSLKSSFKL; encoded by the coding sequence GTGGAGCATAACTCAAACTTTATTCGAAATATTATAAAAGATGATCTAGCCAGCGGAAAAAGAAAACACGTCATTACACGCTTTCCTCCTGAGCCCAATGGATATTTACACATCGGACATGCCAAATCGATTGTCATTAATTTTGATTTAGCAGATGAATTTAACGGAAAAACAAACCTCCGTTTTGATGACACAAATCCATTGAAGGAAGATTCCGAATATGTTCATGCTATTAAAGAAGATGTGCAATGGTTAGGGTATGATTGGGACGGATTATTTTTTGCTTCAGATTACTTCCAAGAAATGTACGAACGAGCGGTTCTTCTTATCAAAAAAGGAAAAGCGTATGTCGATGACCTGACTCAAGAAGAGATTCGTGCCTACCGTGGGACGTTAACTGAGCCTGGAAAAGACAGTCCTTATCGAGGACGTTCGATTGAAGAGAACTTAGATTTATTTGAACGCATGAAAAAAGGGGAATTCGGAAACGGAGAAAAGGTATTACGTGCCAAAATCGATATGAATTCACCGAATATTAACTTACGTGACCCTGTCATTTATCGAATTTCTCATGCCACACATCATAACACTGGAGATCAATGGTGTATTTATCCTATGTACTCCTTCGCTCATCCATTAGAAGATGCGATTGAAGATGTCACTCATTCAATTTGTACGACTGAGTTTGAAGACCAACGTCCACTGTACAATTGGATTGTTGAAGAATGTGAAATGGAAAGTAAACCACAACAAATTGAGTTCGGTCGTTTAAACATTACGAATGCTGTGATGAGTAAGCGTAAGTTAAAACAGCTTGTTGATGAAGGGTTCGTCGATGGATGGGATGACCCACGAATGCCAACCATTTCTGGATTACGAAGAAGAGGCTATACACCAGAGGCGATACGAGCATTTGTTAGAGAAACAGGTATATCGAAAGGCTCAGGTGTGGTCGACTCACAAATGTTAGATCACTTTGTTCGTGAAGATTTGAAACTGAAAGCTCCGCGAACAATGGGTGTCGTACGTCCTTTAAAAGTAGTAATTACAAACTATCCTGAAGGACAAACAGAAATGCTAGAAGCTGAAATCAACCCTGAAAATCCAGAAATGGGTTCAAGACAAATCCCGTTTTCAAGAGAAATATATATTGAGCAAGAAGACTTCATGGAAGATCCGCCGAAAAAGTATTTCCGTCTTTTCCCTGGAAACGAGGTTCGCTTAAAGCATGCGTACTTCATTAAGTGTGAAGACTTTGTTAAGGATGAAAATGGGAATGTTGTTGAAATTCATTGTACGTACGATATCGAAACGAAGAGTGGTTCGGGCTTTACCGGGCGTAAGGTAAAAGGAACACTTCATTGGGTGGATGCTTCTCAAGCAGTGCCTGCTGAGTTCCGCCTGTACGAACCATTACTAGTAAGTGAAGACCCAACCGAACTTGAGGCAGAATCTACAGAGCCAGAGGTAGAAAAATCGTTCCTAGACCAAGTGAACCCAAATTCTCTTCAAATTCTTCAAGGCTTTGTCGAACCGAATATGAAGGATGCTAGCCCTCAAGATAAATTTCAATTTTTTAGACATGGCTACTTTAGTGTCGACCCTAAGCACACGACAGAAAACAAGCTTGTCTTTAACTTAGTTGTATCGTTGAAGAGTTCGTTTAAGTTGTAA